CTTCCTTAGGACCTCAGATTCGACGACTCACTTTCTCTAAGCGAAATGGATGAAATCTTTGATGAATCTCTCCCGTTTGGGCAAAATCACCTTAATCACGTAACGGGAACGGAAAGCGATGTCGcgtcgtttttttttttgggtaaaccCCCGTAATTCACGAAATGACAGCTCTGACCCTCTTAACTCCTTCCTTGCGAAGGAAATGAGATTGAGACCTGGCCACCGACAGGTGTCAGGGAGCGAGTCGGAATGGGCCGGTGGAGTGGTCCAGATCCAGCCCATATCTTTGATCCTTTTCCTAAAACGGGCCTCCAGGGTTGATTAGGGTCATGGGCAGGTAGCGCTGGCCTTAAAAACTCTTTATGGGCCGTACAAAGGGGGAGGGAACACACCTCAGCCCATGATAAATGGTGTAAAAATGATGTCCATATCGAGAGAGAAAATCATCTCGTGGGATCGTTGACGATGAGAAGTGacggaaaaagaagaaaagatgacGACTAGGATAATGGAATGGTGGGTTAGAATTAATTGTAGCCCACGAGTCATGGGGACAGACACTTGAAATCCACTCGAAGATCATGTGAAAACAAAcggggtgtgtgtgtgtggaagcAGAGGGCTTTGCTTTCAACTTGGTCTACTAAATTTGTCTTTTAGCTATGGTGACATTGTTATGCCAATTGTGATTGAAAACTTTGTCAAATTGCCTAGTCTTTTACGTGGAAATGTTTGGTTAGCCACATTGAATTGACGAGTGACAGTATAATCAAATGTCTAATTTCTCTCACACAACTAATACGTTTTCCAAACCCAAAAATGGACATTTCgtctaaagcggacaatatcaaGTTATGATGTTTGAGTTAAATTTTATAACATTATATCGGAACGAAGACTTACGACCCCTACATGTTTATTTATTGGATTTGTCATAATCAAGTATATAAATACATAAGAGTTTAAGACGTTATTCCATATTGGATTTGTCAAAACCCAACTAAATAATATAAGCAAATATTTAGTATCTCACACAACCGACATGTTTTATTGAGTTGAAAAAACAAAGCGGTGCGACCCTTTAGCATAAATTGAATTGTAGGCGGATTTTTCTAACCTATGTTACTGTTAAATTGGGATTTCATATTTGGGACTATGGGATCCAGAATATTCTTGCCTGCTTAAACCAGTCAAACCTAGCCACCGCATGATACGCAGGTGACACTCTCCACGTGACCATACGTATCCTACGTGTATGTCCACCTGTACCAATGCTCTATCTAGAACTCACGACGCGAAAATCCCAACTGTTGCTTAAATCGCGACCTCTCCTTTTCCTCCTCCAATTCTCTGCCTCCATTTCTGTGTAGAGAAAGCAAAATCCCGCTAAAAAATGGAAATACTGAACTCTCCCAGTCGGAACCCTAGAGCCGCGATGGCTAAGGAGACGCAGGCTTCCACATCATCTTCTAGTGCGATTTCTTTGATAAGGAAAGGATGGAGAGAGGTCCGTGACTCGGCTGATGCGGATCTCCAACTCATGAGAGACCGAGCTAACTCGTTTAAGAATCTTGCTTCATCTCTTGATCGAGAGCTCGAGAATTTCTTCAATTCGGCATCCACCTTTTCGGTTCCTTCAAGCCGGTCCTCGCCTACCGGAGATATCGACTTCGTGAAAAAGTTGCAGCCGAAGATATCGGAGTTTCGAAGGGTTTATTCAGCGCCAGATTTCAGCAAGAGAGTCTTAGAGAAATGGGGACCCCGGGCGAAGTTGGGGATTGATTTGTCGGCAATAAAGAACGCGATAGTCGACGAGGTGGAGGATAGGGATGCAGTTACAGATTTTGATAGGGTCATCAGAGGGCGTAGGGTGAGGTTCAAGGAGTTTTTGGGGGAGGAGGTCCAGTTTGGGGAGTGGGAGCCTATACGTGCATTGAAGACGAGGCTCAGGGAGCTCGAGAAGCGGAGCTCCTCATCTGTGTTATTCGGTGGGTTCAAGAACAGCGAGTTTGTGGAGAAAGTGAGATCCAGTTTGGTATGTTATTCGCTCTCCCTGTCCTTCTCTGAAGCATGTTTGGGGAAGTCTAATTTGTCACTGTGGCTTGTTTGTTATATGGATGATGAGTATTGAGTCTGCATGAGAAGTTTAAGGAACTTTATCTGTTTCACTGAATTTGATTCTGGGTTTTCGTGCaccgtctttttttttttttttctttttttttcctcttatacTATGGAACTTGGGTTATTGCAGATTTTCAATTGCAATGACTTCGTAGAACAATAATGACTAGGAAATTTTTGACTCATTGTTTCAGTGTTGCTTCTGCAAACTTAGTTTGAAGGGGAATTATGATCAGGGACTTACGTTAATGACAGTCATGTTTTCTAATGCAAGAATGTCAAAGTAGTGCttctttctctgtctctctctcttacCATTCTGAATTGTATTGCTGCTTGTTGTAAGGTATTTTATGTCCAGATGAACATTTCTGTTATAGGGATCAGGCATATATATCCAATAGATTGCCCAAACTATCTTCGAAAAATGCAAGGATGCGCTCTTACCATGAAGATTGAAGAGTGGGGCCTAAGATCTCGGAAAATGTAAACCATACTTTGTTTGGGGCCTAATATCATAATGTGGCAGTTCAGTGATATTGTTGTTGTACATAAACAGGGTTCAAAAACAAATAAGCCTTTTACTAATGCTCAAGTTTGCTGAGAGCCTGAGAATCAACATGCGGACAATAATGGCACATTTAGGCAGATTGTGTCTTCTTATTTTAGTTTTCCTATTTTGATCTTATCTTTTAGGCACATTTTCTTTCTAACTTGCCAAGTGGCCAAGTAGTCACATATTTATATCACGTGACCTTTACGTAGACAGTTTCATTTACTTCTCTTTATAAGGTTGGCAATGAATGCCGTGTTGAGTGATGGAATTTACCGTGGTGTTCATTGTGACACTGCCTAATCAGGCATAATTCCTCTGCAGCCTTGTAGAACAGAAATTAAAACGATAAAGAAGACATTAAATTGCTGTGGTGCTTGAGTTCCCTCTCAAATCAAGCTCGAAGGATTTTTAACtttatttcaactttcaagggcCTCttatcctttctttcttttctttattctttatctcatgaaacaaCGGGTTTTCTTTATACTAAACTCAGTTATACATGTGGTTTGAATTATCTTCAAAGGTGTCTGTTGGATGTTTAGTTGTTTACAGTAGTTGTTGTTAATCCTGCCTGGATTCTAAGAATTTTCGTCAATGCTGAATTTATCCTTTTAGTGAagttttttgtttattatttttgcaGAAAGCAATTTGTGGGGAGACTCAAGATTCGAAGGTTAGCCCTCTAAACTATTTAGTGAGACCTTAAGAAAGTATTATATGGCATGTGTTCTTAATGTCGTGTATGCtgcattattttgtttttgttttggataGTTTCAATTTACGCTTATCGACGTGGTACGTGGACAACAAGAGGGCGCTTCCCACTTCTAGAAAACAGTATTAGACAAAGAATCTACTAATTTGAGAAACATATCTTCATTGATTTTAGATTTCCCACTGGCCCGAAGAGCAGACTAGCATTATTTTTATGGTGGTGCAGATCATAAGACTGTCATGGTTACTATTGTTATTATAAAGAGAGTTTCTCCCTGTTTGTTGATGTATGGCTTCTGTGGTCATAAGTGCACGCACATGCATGGTTATTACCGCCACCACCGTTGATTGTTTGTTGCAATTTTGATGGGAATATACATAAGACACTGGCTTATTGATTTTTACTGCGGTAAAAACTTAGAATTAATTGTTTAGACTTTTATTAATGTTGAGCATGTTTCTGAATCTTTTTTCTCTCGTGTCTGAGACAGGAAGTACAACCGCTGGATGTACCAGAACTTTTGGCATATTTGGTTAAACAATCTGGCCCATTTCTGGATCAGTTTGGGGTTAGAAGAGGTAAGTAATTGGTGTCTTTGTTTTGATGAATTGCTTATTTATTTTGCTCGAgttaaattttatttcttctcttgctaaaaaagaaaaggtttacTTGGAATATGGTTCAGATTCTAGGTCAGAGGCTTTTTTCCCCCTGTTGGACATAAGTTAAAAATCTTTTGTATGAGTAATGCTCAGctgctttttcttcttcttaatgAACAGCATTGCTTTTAACTATCGCAAATAGGTGTGTACACGCTGTGTTCTTTCATATCGAGCTAAAGGCACTGGCGCACTGCAGTTCTTGAATTTAGGTCCAATATTCAATTTCATGTTGGAACTCAAAAATTGTGTAAGCAAGTCCTTCAAATCGAAACTGTAGAATCAATTTCACTTTTTAACTTCACCATAGAGGTGTCTGAGCATTCCTTATTTACATTTACGAAATCTACATGGTGTAGCTACATCAGTGTACCTGCAAGGGCATATTCAGACCCTTTTGTTTTTAACTCCTCCATCCTCTCTTGCTCTGTTATCTTTCTATTACCACCTCATTCTCAGCTAGTTAGTCCAGAGAGCTCTTGAGCTCTTTGGCTTCTTTTTGTAGCCTGCCTGGTTGTGTGGTCCTTTGTTGAACTTcctcacctctctctctctagggtttttttttttcctttctcttcttctgGTTATAGATATGTTAAAATGCAATATGAGTGGATAATAGTTGACAGTGTCACCTCTGCTATTAAGCGTTAATAGTACTTCAACCATGCTTACAGATATTTGTGACAAGATAGTGGAATGCTTGTGTAGCAAACgcaagaaccaacctctatcATGCACACTATCTCCGGAAGAATCCTCCGTTATTGGGAATAATAATGCCAATGAAGAACTGGATTTAAGGATAGCTAGTGTTGTTCAAAGTACAGGGCATTGTTATGAGGGTGGTTTTTGGACAGACTTAACAAAGCATGACCCATGTGATGGGAAAAGGCATATTGCCATTGTCACAACAGCTAGTCTTCCATGGATGACTGGAACTGCTGTAAACCCACTTTTCCGAGCGGCATATTTGGCCAAATCTGCAAAACAAAATGTCACCCTGTTGGTTCCATGGCTTTGCGAATCAGATCAAGAATTAGTTTACCCCAACAATCTCACCTTTAGTTCACCAGAAGAGCAGGAGAGTTACATACGCAACTGGCTTGAGGAGAGGATTGGCTTCAGGGCTGATTTTAACATTTCATTTTATCCAGGAAAGGTAGCTTATTTGTGAATTAAGAAAATAAGTTTTTGGGTCATATTCTGAATTTCAGTCCTTGATGACACAGCTTTGTTCCCATTGTTTGTAGTTTTCAAAGGAAAGGAGAAGCATAATGCCTACTGGAGATACTTCTCAGTTTATTCCATCTAAGAATGCTGATATTGCCATCCTGGAAGAACCAGAACACCTAAATTGGTACCATCATGGTAGGCGCTGGACTGACAAATTCAACCACGTTGTTGGTATTGTCCACACAAATTACTTAGAATATATCAAGAGGGAGAAGCATGGGGCTTTGCAAGCTTTCCTTGTCAAACATATAAACAATTGGGTCATACGAGCATATTGTCACAAGGTATTATATTGCTGCCCTGATAATGTGTTATGGTTGTTTTCCATTTTAAATTTTACTTTAGATTGGTCTAAGCTATGTGCATATCTGTCTAATTTATTGTGTGTAATGACCTTTGGTCTCAAATTCGGATTATTTGCCATTTAATGTTGTACAATAGCATGGTCTAGAAATTGCGCGCATGAATTATGAGAATGGATTTCTTGTGGACTAACGGCTTTTGCTCAGTCTAGTTTTTGggggttttttttcttattacaTGGACTAAATCGGTTGTTTTCACTATTCAGGTACTTCGCCTCTCTGCCGCCACACAGGATTTACCCAAGTCAGGAGTTTGCAATGTCCATGGTGTGAACCCCAAGTTTCTGAGAATTGGAGAAAAAGTTGCGGAAGAAAGGGAACTTGGGCGTCAAGCCTTCTCAAAAGGAGCATATTTCTTGGGAAAGATGGTCTGGGCAAAGGGATACAAGGAGTTGATCGATTTGCTTGCAAAGCACAAGAATGATCTTGATGGCTTTAATTTGGATGTGTTTGGCAATGGAGAGGATGCGAATGAAGTTCAGAGTGCAGCTAAGAGGTTGGATCTGAATCTTAAGTTTCTGAAAGGAAGAGATCATGCAGATGATTCACTTCAAGGGTAAGGATCTTTCGAGGAACCCAGCTTTTTGAAAGCTTCAGTTTTTCTTCTTGGAATCAGATCGTGTTAATTTAGAGACCAGTAAATCAAATGAATAATTCAAGATATATCTTAGCAGATGCTGCTCAAGATGATCACATCCAGACAAGCTTCTCCTTAGAGCTAGCAGAAGCATTtctaatcttttttttctttttcagaatAGCATTGACCACCGCATTGTTGAAGTTTTTCTCTAAGTGTCCTTTTTTGTATGTTTACctcttttctcttccttttgacATTTCCCTCTTGGCTTCTAGGTACAAGGTTTTCATAAATCCAAGCATCAGCGATGTGCTCTGCACGGCTACTGCTGAGGCACTTGCTATGGGAAAATTTGTGGTGTGTGCGGATCACCCATCAAATGACTTCTTCAGGTCATTCCCAAATTGTTTAACCTACAAAACATCTGAGGACTTTGTTGCCAAAGTGAGAGAAGCACTAGCTAAAGATCCTCAACCACTTACTTCTGAGCAGATGTACAACCTTTCATGGGAGGCTGCCACCCAGAGATTTATGGAATATTCTGACCTTGATAGAGTCTTGAACAATGACAACGACAATGTAAAATCGAGGAAAACCAAAGGAAAGACCATGATGAAATCAGTTTCGGCACCTAGCTTGTCGGAGATGGTTGATGGAGGATTGGCTTTTGCCCATTACTGTCTCACTGGCAATGAAATCCTTCGACTGTGTACTGGAGCAATACCCGGAACGCGAGACTACAACAGACAGCACTGTAAAGATCTGCATCTATTGCCTCCAAATGTAGAGAACCCCATCTATGGCTGGTAAGTCATACATAAGTGGAGAAACTTATTTGTATGAATAATATCTGTATTATCATCCTGCCGCTATATTAGGGGCCCGCTTCATCAGTTGGGCtgggttttttcttcttctctaatGCTACAATCCGTTTCTAAGCACAAATATGTAGACTGCACGTTAaaattttactctattttttttttctcaatatacCTAGTTAGAACTTAGATGACGAAGTGTATAGATCTTAATTATGCAATCCAATTGTTCTGCCCCTGTAAAGAACTTACATATGGACTGTCACTTCAATCCGACAAAGGGTATTTTATCCCTCTGTCATCACATCTTTCTAGTTGTTCATATTT
The window above is part of the Tripterygium wilfordii isolate XIE 37 chromosome 3, ASM1340144v1, whole genome shotgun sequence genome. Proteins encoded here:
- the LOC119993457 gene encoding digalactosyldiacylglycerol synthase 1, chloroplastic-like, whose protein sequence is MEILNSPSRNPRAAMAKETQASTSSSSAISLIRKGWREVRDSADADLQLMRDRANSFKNLASSLDRELENFFNSASTFSVPSSRSSPTGDIDFVKKLQPKISEFRRVYSAPDFSKRVLEKWGPRAKLGIDLSAIKNAIVDEVEDRDAVTDFDRVIRGRRVRFKEFLGEEVQFGEWEPIRALKTRLRELEKRSSSSVLFGGFKNSEFVEKVRSSLKAICGETQDSKEVQPLDVPELLAYLVKQSGPFLDQFGVRRDICDKIVECLCSKRKNQPLSCTLSPEESSVIGNNNANEELDLRIASVVQSTGHCYEGGFWTDLTKHDPCDGKRHIAIVTTASLPWMTGTAVNPLFRAAYLAKSAKQNVTLLVPWLCESDQELVYPNNLTFSSPEEQESYIRNWLEERIGFRADFNISFYPGKFSKERRSIMPTGDTSQFIPSKNADIAILEEPEHLNWYHHGRRWTDKFNHVVGIVHTNYLEYIKREKHGALQAFLVKHINNWVIRAYCHKVLRLSAATQDLPKSGVCNVHGVNPKFLRIGEKVAEERELGRQAFSKGAYFLGKMVWAKGYKELIDLLAKHKNDLDGFNLDVFGNGEDANEVQSAAKRLDLNLKFLKGRDHADDSLQGYKVFINPSISDVLCTATAEALAMGKFVVCADHPSNDFFRSFPNCLTYKTSEDFVAKVREALAKDPQPLTSEQMYNLSWEAATQRFMEYSDLDRVLNNDNDNVKSRKTKGKTMMKSVSAPSLSEMVDGGLAFAHYCLTGNEILRLCTGAIPGTRDYNRQHCKDLHLLPPNVENPIYGW